GAATTTGTGTTACAAGACATCGCTTGAGTGTTTGATTGCGATGAACTTGGCCCTGCGGAAAGGCGTTGAATTGCATCGCGGGCCATCTGCATCACTTGGGCATCTTCAGTCAGCGTGAGGACTTTTTGAAAGTCAGCAAGTGCAGCCTGAGTATTCCCCAATATTTCATAGGCAAAACCGCGCTTGTTATATGCAGTGGCAAGTGCAGGATCAAGTTCAATGGCTCTGTTGCAGTCGGCCAAGGCCAGACTCCCGTCTCCTTTTCTCAGATAGGCCTGAGCTCTAACCTCGTAAGCGGACGCCAGACTGGGATCAGACTCAATAGCTTTGGTGAGAGAGACTATCGCTTCATCAGGTTGTCCGTTGATGAGTAATTCTATGCCTTGGGTTATATGAATGTCTTCTTCAGATATTGGTGACACTGTTTGTATATTCGACGGTGTCGAATTCGGAGATTGAGGGGTTACTACCTTCTCAACATATTCAGTGTTCTCGTCGTTGCATCCGATCAGACATAGCCCAATGAACATAATGAGCAAGATTACACTAATAAGACGGTATTTCATTGATAACTCCTTTGACACTCAGTCTTCAAGAATGGCCGGTTTTCAAATTGGGCTGCTTGTTGAACAGTTTTAGTCTGTTTTTGCGTGATGACTGAGATAGAGCAGGCAAAAATCTGAAGAGATGTCAAACTCATCTGCTCTCGCTTGTTTTGCACCGTCAGCTGATTCCCTTCATCCCGGCTTCTATGCGCGATGCCCTCCCCGCAAGTACGCCCCAGCTGCCTCACATCACCGCGCCATCAGCGCGAACACGCCCCAGCCCAGGTATTCACGCGTGTACGTGGCGTAGCGTTCGGGTTCCGATGTTAGTTTGGGTCGAATATCTTTCGCGAAGTCATCGTCGGGATTCGCTTCGAGCCATCGACGCATGGTGAGCCACTTGGCCGCCTCGTACCTGTCCCAGCCTTCCTGGTCTGCCAGAACCATTTCTACGACGTCGTAGTCGAGGTCGCCGAAAGACGCGAGAAGTTCTGGAAGCATGAGATAGTCGGAGATCGAACCGGCAAGGCATCCTTTGGCAACGTCTTCCGTCGGCGGTAGCTGCACCCAGTATGGCTCGCCGATGAGGATGATCCCTCCGGTGCGGAGGCTCTCCGCCAGAAGCTCGATGGTGCCGACTACGCCCCCGCCGATCCACGTGGCACCGAGACAGGCTGCCACACCGACCTTTTCGTCGGCGACGTAGCCGGCAGCGTCGCCGTGAATGAACTCGACTCGGTCAGCGACGCCGAGTTCTTCAGCGCGGAGTTTCGCTTGCTCGGTGAACAACTGGCTCATGTCGATACCGGTACCAATGATTCCGAAATCGCGTGCCCAGGTGCACAGCATCTCGCCCGAACCGCTGCCGAGGTCGAGCACACGGGTCCCCGGTTCCAGGCGCAACGCCTTGCCGAGAGTGGCGAGCTTTTCGGGTGTGAACGGGTTATGAATGCGGTGAGCACTTTCGGTGATGTTGAAGATTCGTGGAATGTCCACTATAGAAACCTCCTTACGTGAATTCTGCTTCATTCAGTTCAACTACAGTTTTCATATTCTCTACTTCCGCACAAGACAGCGCCGCGCGCAAGCAGCACAACGTCCGAATTGAGCCGCCCCAAGAGATATGCATGCCGGCCTTCGTTTTGTGACTGCCCCCGGATGATTGATCAGTTTGACTTAAAAATTGACGCTCTTGGGGTCGCGCTCCAGGAGTTGTTATGCGTTCTAATCTCCATAGAGTTCGAATATCAGAAACTCAACCGCTCTCTGTGGCGTAACTTCGTAATTGAAATGACTATTGAAGTATCCATTAACTGGTCTGAGAACATCTTTCTCGAAATCTGCCCTCGCGATTAGTTCGCCAACTGATATCCGATAAGACCTGTAGCAAGAAGATTTGTTCGCCTCTGAATAGACCGGTTTCTTCTTATCTTTTATGCCGTTCAAATGTTTATATATGTTGGTATCATAGATTGGGAATGAATTCGGATACTGAAAGTGAAGGAACTTGGAAGCACCGATGAAGGAACCATTGAGGGCAGCAGCGACACGGGCCGTGGCTTCTTCTTTGCCAGATTCGTCCATTCGTCCGGTCAAGGATTTGAGCATGGTTACAGCTGGTCCAATTGCCCCCTCTTTCAACATCAGCACGTTCGGCATCCAACTGTACACAATTGCCGCCCGAATCGTAAAATCACTGTTGGTGTTAAGTGCTGAAGATCGGAAGAAGTCTAGATAAATAGGATAGCTTCTCAGATATCCGAGCCTTCTTGAATCAAGGTAAAGTGACTCTATCTTTTGGGCTGCCTCAACGATCTGTTTGAAACCTATTTTTTTCACCCAGTCTCCTTAAAACGCATAACGTTGGAGCTAACCCGCGCTCAACCGACTTCCGCTTCTGGATGACCTTTTTCTGCCTCCGACTGATGCTCAAAAACTGACGCTCTTGGCGTCGGGTTGAGTGACTTGTTAGCTTGTGCCCTGTTTTTCTCCGACCGGCTTCCGTTTTTTATCCGATTCCCCAGGGAGCCCGGCGCTCAAAATGCCTTCCCAGTTTCACAGGCGAAATTGAGATAACTCAGATACTCCGATAAGAATGGCTTCCCTGATTCTCTTTGAGCGCCGGGCTCCCGAACAGATGCCGACTTTTGCCTCAATTGGCCCGCTCTTATTCTGGCCGACCTTCCTGCCACCGGAAGCTGATTGACCACTTTTGCTGGATGCCGCCGCACCAATGCGCTGGTTTCCTTTGTCTTCCCAGCCAGCCTTCACCTTTGTAGGAAACGCTG
This window of the Dehalococcoidia bacterium genome carries:
- a CDS encoding tetratricopeptide repeat protein, producing MKYRLISVILLIMFIGLCLIGCNDENTEYVEKVVTPQSPNSTPSNIQTVSPISEEDIHITQGIELLINGQPDEAIVSLTKAIESDPSLASAYEVRAQAYLRKGDGSLALADCNRAIELDPALATAYNKRGFAYEILGNTQAALADFQKVLTLTEDAQVMQMARDAIQRLSAGPSSSQSNTQAMSCNTNSDYNQGLQSLINGQPDEAIAYFTKAIVTDPSLACAYELRAQAYLRKGDGSLALADCNRAIELDPTLATAYNKRGFAYEILGNTQAALADFQKVLTLTEDAQVMQMARDAIQRLSAK
- a CDS encoding class I SAM-dependent methyltransferase, whose amino-acid sequence is MDIPRIFNITESAHRIHNPFTPEKLATLGKALRLEPGTRVLDLGSGSGEMLCTWARDFGIIGTGIDMSQLFTEQAKLRAEELGVADRVEFIHGDAAGYVADEKVGVAACLGATWIGGGVVGTIELLAESLRTGGIILIGEPYWVQLPPTEDVAKGCLAGSISDYLMLPELLASFGDLDYDVVEMVLADQEGWDRYEAAKWLTMRRWLEANPDDDFAKDIRPKLTSEPERYATYTREYLGWGVFALMAR